One stretch of Streptomyces sp. A2-16 DNA includes these proteins:
- the sbnB gene encoding 2,3-diaminopropionate biosynthesis protein SbnB — protein sequence MSTVDAPSFALVTGAQVQQALHGRESEIADLVEAVYRLHGAGDSVNPPSYFLRFPDRPSSRIIALPASLGGPLRVDGLKWVSSFPENIESGLPRASAVLILNDPDTGYPFACLESSVISATRTASSAALAAGRLSAGRTRPARVGFIGTGLIARYIHTHLTATGWEFEETGVHDLSAESAAGFRGYLERSGAPGKVSVHDTAESLIRSSDLVVFATVAGRPHVHDPSWFGHHPLVLHVSLRDLDPEILLASANFVDDVEHCLKAETSPHLAERLTGSRDFIDGTLDDVLTGRVTVPTDRTVVFSPFGLGVLDLAVGRFVHDELARRGELHVVDGFFNELRRYG from the coding sequence ATGAGCACCGTCGACGCCCCGTCCTTCGCGCTCGTCACCGGCGCCCAGGTCCAACAGGCCCTGCACGGGCGGGAATCGGAGATCGCGGACCTCGTCGAGGCCGTGTACCGGCTGCACGGGGCGGGCGACTCGGTGAACCCGCCGTCGTACTTCCTGAGGTTCCCGGACCGGCCGTCGTCCCGGATCATCGCGCTGCCCGCCTCGCTGGGCGGACCCTTGCGGGTGGACGGCCTGAAGTGGGTCTCCAGCTTCCCGGAGAACATCGAGTCCGGGCTGCCGCGCGCCTCGGCGGTGCTGATCCTCAACGACCCGGACACCGGCTATCCGTTCGCCTGTCTGGAGAGCTCGGTCATCAGCGCCACGCGCACCGCGTCCTCGGCGGCGCTGGCGGCCGGGAGGCTCAGCGCGGGTCGGACCCGCCCGGCCCGGGTGGGCTTCATCGGCACCGGGCTGATCGCCCGCTACATCCACACCCATCTCACCGCCACCGGCTGGGAGTTCGAGGAGACGGGCGTGCACGACCTGTCCGCCGAGAGCGCCGCCGGGTTCCGCGGCTACCTGGAGCGGTCGGGGGCGCCGGGGAAGGTGTCCGTGCACGACACGGCGGAGTCCCTGATCCGCTCCAGCGACCTGGTGGTCTTCGCCACGGTCGCCGGCCGGCCGCACGTCCACGATCCGTCGTGGTTCGGCCATCACCCCCTGGTCCTGCATGTGTCCCTGCGCGATCTCGACCCGGAGATCCTGCTCGCGTCGGCCAACTTCGTCGACGACGTGGAGCACTGCCTCAAGGCCGAGACCTCCCCGCATCTGGCCGAACGGCTCACGGGGAGCAGGGACTTCATCGACGGCACGCTCGACGACGTGCTGACCGGACGGGTGACCGTCCCGACGGACCGGACGGTGGTGTTCTCCCCCTTCGGCCTGGGGGTGCTCGACCTCGCCGTCGGCCGGTTCGTCCACGACGAACTGGCCCGGCGCGGCGAACTGCATGTCGTCGACGGGTTCTTCAACGAGCTGCGCCGGTACGGCTGA
- the sbnA gene encoding 2,3-diaminopropionate biosynthesis protein SbnA — translation MPVISDPSEFNESDLYVDLRAALELPLYLKCEGFNFAGSIKLKAAREMVDAAERDGTLRPGSILVESSSGNLGVALSMIAASRGYRFLCVTDSRCNLATIRLMESLGTRVHVVREPDLHDGYLGARLNYVRALCASDERYVWLNQYSNQGNWRAHYRSTAPEIARRFPDLDVLFVGAGTTGTLMGCARWFWQWRRPVRIVAVDSVGSVTFGGPPGVRMIPGLGTSVPPQLLDKSYIDDVVLVEEPDTLQVCRRLAARGFLFGGSTGTVVGGAHQWLSAHGRRGLTAVAIAPDLGERYLDTVYRPGWPHGLPEADPVHHPAEVMAHLA, via the coding sequence ATGCCCGTCATATCCGATCCTTCGGAGTTCAACGAGTCAGACCTCTACGTCGACCTGCGGGCGGCGCTGGAGCTTCCGCTGTACCTCAAGTGCGAGGGCTTCAACTTCGCCGGGTCCATCAAGCTGAAGGCGGCCCGCGAGATGGTGGACGCCGCCGAGCGCGACGGCACCCTGCGGCCCGGGTCGATCCTGGTCGAGTCGTCGTCGGGGAACCTGGGGGTGGCCCTGAGCATGATCGCCGCGAGCCGGGGCTACCGGTTCCTGTGCGTGACCGACTCGCGGTGCAACCTGGCGACGATCCGGCTGATGGAGTCGCTCGGCACCCGGGTGCACGTGGTGCGGGAACCCGACCTGCACGACGGGTACCTCGGGGCCCGGCTCAACTACGTGCGGGCGCTGTGCGCCTCGGACGAGCGGTACGTGTGGCTCAACCAGTACAGCAACCAGGGGAACTGGCGGGCGCACTACCGCAGCACGGCGCCGGAGATCGCGCGGCGCTTCCCGGACCTGGACGTGCTGTTCGTCGGGGCCGGCACCACCGGGACGCTGATGGGCTGCGCCCGCTGGTTCTGGCAGTGGCGGCGCCCGGTGCGGATCGTCGCCGTCGACAGCGTCGGCTCGGTCACCTTCGGCGGGCCGCCCGGCGTCCGGATGATCCCGGGACTCGGCACCAGCGTGCCGCCGCAGCTGCTCGACAAGTCGTACATCGACGACGTGGTCCTCGTCGAGGAACCGGACACCCTCCAGGTCTGCCGCAGGCTGGCCGCCCGGGGTTTCCTGTTCGGCGGGTCGACGGGCACGGTCGTCGGCGGCGCCCACCAGTGGCTGTCCGCGCACGGCCGCCGCGGGCTCACCGCGGTCGCGATCGCCCCGGACCTCGGCGAGCGCTACCTCGACACCGTGTACCGGCCCGGCTGGCCGCACGGCCTGCCCGAGGCGGACCCGGTCCACCACCCGGCGGAGGTGATGGCCCACCTCGCCTGA
- a CDS encoding non-ribosomal peptide synthetase — METTPHRIPGPVPDVIEYTVPLPDGTPTDPAALLAAHTRVLAALSGEPAGAPASDDLRVAVTDGELRLRCRTGALDALDTGAAARIAGYHLTALAHPDRTSLLSEEELRFQLEELAGPVRELPDRRVHELFEERVEKHPDAVAAVQGGRRWTYAELNSRANQVGRALLARGLEAEDVVAVVMERNLDWMAAVLGVLKAGGVYLPVEPHFPAERVARTLSRAGCAFVVTEQGSTGSLSGTAAETLFVAGAYAEGHAGDDLGVPVRAGQLAYIYFTSGSTGEPKGAMCEHAGFLNHVLAKVEDLGIGEDDVVAQTAPQCFDISLWQLLAGPVVGGRTLIVDQETVLDVPRFVDTVVRGRVNVLQVVPSYLEAVLSELGQRPRELADLRCVSVTGEAVKRELVQRWFAVAPGIGLANAYGLTETSDDTNHEVMDRVPDGDRVPLGRPVRNVRVYVVDENLVPVPLGAPGEIVFSGVCVGRGYVNDPERTAAAFTEDPHRPGERLYRSGDVGRWRSDGRLEFLGRRDTQIKIRGFRVEIGEIENALLRVDGVRDGAVVVVRGAQLAAFCTGPEPVGADTVRERLAASLPSYMVPAVVHWRERLPLTANGKTDRRTLTALAEDLESGAADGPLTDGERRLADAWAEVLGVPADRIGRLDHFFDRGGSSLSAVRLAIALDRAITLQDVVRHPVLADLAGLLDRRS, encoded by the coding sequence ATGGAAACAACTCCGCACCGGATACCCGGTCCGGTACCGGACGTCATCGAGTACACGGTCCCGCTGCCCGACGGCACACCGACCGATCCCGCCGCGCTGCTCGCCGCCCACACCAGGGTGCTGGCCGCTCTCTCCGGCGAGCCGGCGGGCGCTCCCGCCTCCGACGACCTGCGGGTCGCCGTCACCGACGGCGAGCTGCGGCTGCGCTGTCGCACCGGCGCCCTCGACGCCCTCGACACGGGGGCCGCCGCACGCATCGCGGGCTATCACCTGACCGCGCTCGCCCACCCGGACCGCACGAGCCTGCTGTCCGAGGAGGAACTCCGCTTCCAGCTGGAGGAGTTGGCGGGCCCGGTCCGCGAACTCCCGGACCGGCGGGTGCACGAGCTGTTCGAGGAGCGGGTCGAGAAGCACCCGGACGCCGTGGCCGCCGTCCAGGGCGGGCGGCGCTGGACCTACGCCGAGCTCAACTCCCGGGCCAACCAGGTCGGACGAGCGCTCCTGGCCCGCGGTCTGGAGGCCGAGGACGTCGTCGCCGTCGTCATGGAACGGAACCTGGACTGGATGGCTGCCGTGCTCGGCGTGCTCAAGGCGGGCGGGGTCTACCTGCCCGTCGAGCCGCACTTCCCGGCCGAGCGGGTCGCGAGGACACTGTCCCGGGCGGGCTGCGCGTTCGTCGTCACCGAGCAGGGGAGCACCGGCTCGCTGTCCGGGACGGCCGCCGAGACGCTGTTCGTGGCGGGCGCGTACGCCGAGGGCCACGCGGGCGACGATCTCGGGGTCCCGGTCCGGGCGGGTCAGCTCGCCTACATCTACTTCACGTCCGGATCCACCGGCGAGCCCAAGGGTGCGATGTGCGAGCACGCCGGCTTCCTCAACCATGTGCTCGCCAAGGTGGAGGACCTGGGGATCGGCGAGGACGACGTGGTCGCACAGACCGCGCCGCAGTGCTTCGACATCTCCCTGTGGCAGCTGCTCGCCGGGCCGGTCGTCGGCGGACGGACCCTGATCGTCGACCAGGAGACCGTCCTGGACGTGCCGCGGTTCGTGGACACGGTGGTGCGGGGGCGGGTCAACGTGCTCCAGGTCGTGCCGTCGTATCTGGAGGCCGTGCTCTCCGAGTTGGGGCAGCGGCCGCGTGAACTGGCCGACCTGCGCTGTGTGTCGGTCACCGGGGAGGCGGTGAAGCGGGAGCTGGTGCAGCGCTGGTTCGCCGTCGCGCCCGGCATCGGGCTGGCCAACGCCTACGGTCTGACCGAGACGTCGGACGACACCAACCACGAGGTCATGGACCGGGTGCCGGACGGCGACCGGGTGCCCCTCGGGCGGCCGGTGCGCAATGTGCGGGTGTACGTCGTCGACGAGAACCTGGTCCCCGTGCCGCTGGGCGCACCGGGCGAGATCGTCTTCTCCGGCGTGTGCGTGGGGCGCGGGTACGTCAACGACCCCGAGCGCACCGCGGCCGCCTTCACGGAGGACCCGCACCGGCCCGGCGAGCGCCTGTACCGCAGCGGTGACGTGGGACGCTGGCGCTCCGACGGCAGGCTGGAGTTCCTCGGCCGCCGGGACACCCAGATCAAGATCCGCGGGTTCCGCGTCGAGATCGGTGAGATCGAGAACGCGCTGCTGCGGGTGGACGGGGTGCGCGACGGGGCCGTCGTGGTGGTCAGGGGCGCCCAGCTCGCCGCGTTCTGCACCGGGCCCGAGCCGGTCGGCGCGGACACGGTACGGGAGCGGCTGGCCGCGTCGCTGCCGTCGTACATGGTGCCCGCCGTCGTGCACTGGCGGGAGCGGCTGCCGCTGACCGCCAACGGCAAGACCGACCGCAGGACGCTCACCGCGCTCGCCGAGGACCTCGAGTCCGGCGCGGCGGACGGGCCCCTGACGGACGGTGAGCGGCGGCTGGCGGACGCCTGGGCCGAGGTGCTCGGTGTGCCCGCCGACCGGATCGGCCGGCTCGACCACTTCTTCGACCGCGGCGGCAGCTCGCTGTCCGCCGTGCGTCTCGCGATCGCCCTGGACCGGGCGATCACCCTCCAGGACGTCGTCCGTCACCCGGTCCTCGCGGACCTGGCGGGCCTGCTCGACCGGCGCAGCTGA
- a CDS encoding heparan-alpha-glucosaminide N-acetyltransferase domain-containing protein produces the protein MPAPYTPKHVVPRIVGVDVARGLALLGMFSVHVFGAFDEAGSPTPAWMFAGGRSSATFAVTAGIGLAFTTGGRRPATGRPAAVAVAARAGVIALIGLLLGFASRAADLDVDVILAFYALLFLLAIPLLGLGPRTLAGLSLTLAVGAPFAVHALRGVLPEPAFDGDPTLLDVLTDPLGLLSDLLVHGDYPVLAWTAYLCAGLAVGRLDLTARKVAPRLLGGGLALVAGIWLLSDLILFRYDGLRHLWRAEFPGASRAEALWDSPDGATWWALLSRAPHATTPFDMLLTLGSAAAILGGALLLTRSALLTRALTPLAAAGSMPLTLYAAHVLLLATGALSGSPELLYAVMTTGALLFALSWRHVGRGPLETVVAGAARRCREAVTPPRPPEPVTDPARLSRHTE, from the coding sequence ATGCCTGCTCCGTACACGCCGAAGCATGTCGTGCCGCGCATCGTGGGGGTCGATGTGGCACGGGGCCTCGCCCTGCTCGGAATGTTCTCCGTTCACGTGTTCGGGGCGTTCGACGAGGCCGGCTCGCCCACGCCCGCCTGGATGTTCGCGGGCGGCCGTTCCTCGGCGACGTTCGCCGTGACGGCCGGGATCGGGCTGGCCTTCACGACCGGCGGACGACGGCCGGCCACCGGACGGCCCGCGGCCGTCGCGGTGGCGGCACGGGCCGGTGTCATCGCGCTGATCGGGCTGCTGCTCGGCTTCGCCTCACGCGCGGCGGACCTGGACGTCGACGTGATCCTGGCCTTCTACGCCCTGCTGTTCCTGCTGGCCATCCCCCTGCTGGGCCTCGGCCCACGGACCCTGGCAGGTCTGTCCCTGACCCTGGCCGTGGGGGCGCCGTTCGCCGTCCACGCACTGCGGGGCGTCCTGCCCGAGCCCGCGTTCGACGGCGATCCGACCCTCCTGGACGTGCTCACCGATCCGCTCGGCCTCCTGTCGGACCTGCTGGTCCACGGCGACTACCCGGTGCTCGCCTGGACCGCCTACCTGTGCGCCGGACTGGCCGTCGGCCGACTGGACCTGACAGCGCGGAAGGTGGCGCCCCGGCTTCTCGGGGGCGGTCTCGCGCTCGTCGCCGGGATCTGGCTGCTCTCCGACCTGATCCTGTTCCGGTACGACGGGCTCCGGCACCTGTGGCGCGCGGAGTTCCCCGGCGCCTCCCGTGCCGAGGCCCTGTGGGACAGCCCCGACGGAGCGACCTGGTGGGCGCTGCTCTCCCGCGCGCCGCACGCGACCACGCCCTTCGACATGCTCCTCACCCTGGGCTCGGCGGCGGCGATCCTCGGCGGCGCCCTGCTGCTCACCAGGAGCGCCCTCCTCACCCGTGCGCTCACGCCGCTCGCGGCGGCGGGCAGCATGCCGCTGACCCTGTACGCCGCCCATGTGCTTCTGCTCGCCACCGGCGCGCTCTCCGGCTCCCCCGAGCTCCTCTACGCCGTCATGACCACCGGAGCGCTCCTGTTCGCCCTCTCGTGGCGGCACGTCGGACGTGGCCCGCTGGAAACGGTCGTCGCAGGCGCGGCCCGGCGGTGTCGCGAGGCCGTAACACCGCCGCGGCCGCCGGAACCGGTCACGGACCCGGCCCGACTTAGCAGGCACACGGAATAG
- a CDS encoding Pls/PosA family non-ribosomal peptide synthetase: MVVNPGEITTVAPVDGTAHVLAEVLAGVVKTDQVPLDSHFFDDLGANSLLMAQFCARVRKRDDLPQVSMRDIYGHPTIRALATALAEVPDAGPAPARPAEPPPPPGSTARYVRCGILQFLAFAAYCFGAGTATAEGYSWISGGDGPLSVYLRSLVFGGALFLALCTLPVVAKWVLVGRWKETEFPVWGLAYVRFWLVKALLHANPMVLFSGNPLYVLYLRALGARIGPGVTILSHSVPVCTDLLTVGAGTVIRKDALFLGYRAHAGRIRTGPVTLGRDVFVGEKTVLDIGTSIGDGGQLGHSSALYDGAAVPAGERWHGSPARPTDVDHVRVPAARCTTPRRAGYALAALLQTLLVYVPLGVGGTFLLLDLVPALDPLLEPNARELESAAFYAQALALSVALFAGSVVLGLLTVTVLPRLLNLTLKADRVYPLYGFHYSVQRAIARMTNIKFFKWLCGDSSYIVPYLRSIGYDLSRVEQTGSNFGTEVAHETPYLATVGSGTMVADGLSILNAEYSSTSFRVSRVTIGRHNFLGNHIAYPVGGRTGDNCLLATKVMVPLDGELREGVGLLGSPPFEVPRTVERDTRFDHFRQGDELRRRLAAKNRFNARSMALFLFVRWLHWFVLTLLGFAVVDLHGGQGTLGGALIGGYLMAGLALTVAYYVLVERVITRFRPLRPRLCSIYEPYFWWHERLWKVPDGQLKIFNGTPFKNVVWRLMGVRIGHRVFDDGVAITERTLTSIGSDCTLGAHSKVQAHSQEDGTFKSDHIVIGDGCTLGAGALVHYGVSMGDGAVLGADSFLMKGEEMPAGAHWGGNPAVALRRA; the protein is encoded by the coding sequence GTGGTGGTAAATCCCGGCGAGATCACGACAGTCGCCCCGGTGGACGGCACCGCTCACGTCCTCGCCGAGGTGCTGGCCGGGGTCGTGAAGACGGATCAGGTCCCCCTCGACAGCCACTTCTTCGACGACCTGGGCGCCAACTCCCTGCTCATGGCCCAGTTCTGCGCCCGGGTGCGGAAGCGGGACGATCTGCCGCAGGTCTCGATGAGGGACATCTACGGCCACCCGACGATCCGCGCCCTGGCGACGGCTCTCGCCGAGGTCCCGGACGCCGGGCCGGCTCCCGCCCGGCCGGCCGAGCCGCCCCCGCCGCCGGGCAGCACCGCCCGCTACGTCCGGTGCGGGATCCTGCAGTTCCTCGCCTTCGCCGCGTACTGCTTCGGGGCCGGGACCGCCACCGCCGAGGGGTACTCCTGGATCTCCGGCGGTGACGGCCCGCTCTCCGTCTACCTGCGCTCGCTGGTCTTCGGCGGCGCCCTGTTCCTCGCCCTGTGCACCCTGCCCGTGGTGGCGAAGTGGGTCCTGGTCGGCCGCTGGAAGGAGACGGAGTTCCCGGTGTGGGGCCTCGCCTACGTCCGCTTCTGGCTCGTCAAGGCGCTGCTGCACGCCAACCCGATGGTCCTGTTCAGCGGCAACCCGCTGTACGTCCTCTACCTGCGGGCCCTCGGCGCCCGCATAGGCCCGGGCGTCACGATCCTGTCCCACTCCGTACCGGTCTGCACCGACCTGCTGACCGTCGGCGCCGGGACCGTGATCCGCAAGGACGCCCTGTTCCTCGGCTACCGGGCGCACGCGGGCCGGATCCGCACCGGCCCCGTCACCCTCGGCCGGGACGTGTTCGTCGGCGAGAAGACCGTCCTCGACATCGGCACCTCGATCGGCGACGGCGGCCAGCTGGGCCACTCCTCCGCGCTGTACGACGGCGCCGCGGTCCCCGCGGGCGAGCGCTGGCACGGCTCACCGGCGCGCCCCACCGACGTCGACCACGTCCGTGTCCCGGCCGCCCGCTGCACCACCCCGCGCCGGGCCGGCTACGCCCTCGCGGCACTCCTCCAGACGCTGCTGGTGTACGTCCCGCTCGGCGTCGGCGGCACCTTCCTGCTGCTGGACCTCGTGCCGGCGCTCGACCCGCTGCTGGAGCCGAACGCGAGGGAACTGGAGTCGGCGGCCTTCTACGCCCAGGCGCTCGCCCTGTCCGTCGCCCTCTTCGCGGGCTCCGTGGTCCTCGGCCTCCTCACCGTGACCGTGCTGCCGCGGCTGCTGAACCTGACCCTGAAGGCCGACCGGGTCTATCCGCTGTACGGCTTCCACTACTCGGTGCAGCGCGCGATCGCCCGCATGACCAACATCAAGTTCTTCAAGTGGCTGTGCGGCGACAGCTCGTACATCGTTCCCTACCTGCGGTCCATCGGCTACGACCTCTCGCGCGTCGAGCAGACCGGATCGAACTTCGGCACCGAGGTCGCGCACGAGACGCCGTACCTGGCCACCGTCGGCAGCGGCACGATGGTCGCCGACGGGCTGTCGATCCTCAACGCCGAGTACTCCAGCACGTCGTTCCGCGTCTCGCGGGTGACGATCGGCCGGCACAACTTCCTCGGCAACCACATCGCCTATCCGGTCGGAGGCCGCACCGGCGACAACTGCCTGCTGGCGACGAAGGTGATGGTCCCGCTCGACGGCGAACTCCGCGAGGGCGTGGGCCTGCTGGGCTCGCCGCCCTTCGAGGTCCCGCGCACGGTGGAGCGCGACACCCGCTTCGACCACTTCCGCCAGGGCGACGAGCTGCGCCGCCGCCTCGCCGCCAAGAACCGGTTCAACGCCCGCTCGATGGCCCTGTTCCTGTTCGTCCGGTGGCTGCACTGGTTCGTGCTGACGCTGCTCGGCTTCGCGGTCGTCGATCTCCACGGCGGCCAGGGCACCCTCGGCGGGGCACTGATCGGCGGCTACCTGATGGCCGGGCTCGCGCTGACCGTCGCCTACTACGTCCTCGTGGAGCGGGTGATCACCCGGTTCCGGCCGCTGCGGCCGCGGCTGTGCTCGATCTACGAGCCGTACTTCTGGTGGCACGAGCGCCTGTGGAAGGTGCCCGACGGGCAGCTGAAGATCTTCAACGGCACGCCGTTCAAGAACGTCGTCTGGCGGCTCATGGGCGTACGGATCGGACACCGGGTCTTCGACGACGGTGTCGCCATCACCGAGCGGACGCTCACCTCGATCGGCAGCGACTGCACGCTCGGGGCCCACTCCAAGGTGCAGGCCCACTCGCAGGAGGACGGCACCTTCAAGTCCGACCACATCGTCATCGGCGACGGCTGCACCCTCGGGGCGGGCGCGCTGGTCCACTACGGCGTCTCGATGGGCGACGGCGCCGTGCTCGGTGCCGACTCCTTCCTGATGAAGGGCGAGGAGATGCCGGCGGGGGCGCACTGGGGCGGGAATCCGGCGGTGGCGCTGCGACGCGCCTGA
- a CDS encoding NAD(P)H-binding protein: MTENSRNMTVVVTGASGRTGSRVARSAQAAGLTVRAASRAQGFDWQDRSTWAQVLRGADAAYLVYPSDIGAPGAAEAVGALAREAVDVGVRRLVLLSSRGQDRARDAEEALHASKADWTVVRAAWFAQNFSEGPLVEELRLSGELVFPAGEVREPFVDVRDIGDVVAAALVSGDRYVGETVTVSGPRLLTFGEAVAEIAQATGRELTYRAVSPREYGENLAGFGVPAQEVDALVEAFTQLLDGRNAYLSDGVRQVLAREPRDFTEFAREEAAAGTWKA, encoded by the coding sequence ATGACGGAGAACTCGCGGAACATGACAGTGGTGGTGACCGGTGCCTCGGGTCGTACGGGCAGCCGGGTGGCGCGGTCCGCGCAGGCGGCGGGGCTGACGGTCAGGGCGGCCTCGCGGGCGCAGGGGTTCGACTGGCAGGACCGGTCGACGTGGGCGCAGGTGCTGCGGGGCGCGGACGCGGCGTACCTCGTGTACCCCTCGGACATCGGCGCCCCGGGGGCCGCCGAGGCGGTCGGGGCCCTCGCCAGGGAAGCGGTGGACGTCGGCGTGCGGCGGCTGGTGCTGCTGTCGTCGCGGGGGCAGGACCGGGCGCGGGACGCGGAGGAGGCGCTGCACGCGTCGAAGGCCGACTGGACGGTCGTACGGGCCGCGTGGTTCGCGCAGAACTTCAGCGAGGGGCCGCTGGTGGAGGAGCTGCGGCTGAGCGGCGAGCTGGTGTTTCCGGCCGGTGAGGTGCGGGAGCCGTTCGTGGACGTGCGGGACATCGGGGACGTGGTGGCGGCCGCGCTGGTGTCGGGCGACCGCTATGTCGGCGAGACGGTCACCGTCTCCGGGCCACGGCTGCTGACCTTCGGCGAGGCGGTGGCCGAGATCGCGCAGGCGACGGGGCGCGAGCTGACGTATCGGGCGGTGTCGCCGCGGGAGTACGGCGAGAACCTGGCGGGGTTCGGGGTCCCGGCGCAGGAGGTGGACGCCCTGGTGGAGGCGTTCACGCAGCTGCTGGACGGTCGGAACGCCTACCTGTCGGACGGGGTCCGGCAGGTACTCGCCCGCGAGCCACGGGACTTCACGGAGTTCGCGAGGGAGGAGGCGGCCGCGGGAACGTGGAAGGCATGA
- a CDS encoding YihY/virulence factor BrkB family protein, with translation MQAASESPQQPSGRLHRARALYRNVSKRRTAWLLLKDTVNSCIEYRILGLAAEAAFFSLLSVPPLLLSLIGLLGYVDDWTGTDSISSLEANLLDAARTVLSDKGVREIAQPILDDVMKGGRPDVISVGFLFALWSGSRAVNVFIDTITVMYGLDGVRGIVKTRLVAFALFVAALLIGSVALPLMVAGPDAVVRIVPWSTTVVQVLYWPVVIILSIAFLTTLYHVSVPVRSPWIEDVPGALVALAMWVLGSFLLRIYLQSTVEGATIYGSLAAAVAVLLWIGVSAFAVLVGAAVNAAIDRVWPAAATAAARAANERVREAQVAEYVARAAAAVRDADVDSDDPDMPSEFPERWSRFLPPEDVTSRLRTHAKSTHPPQKPERS, from the coding sequence GTGCAGGCAGCAAGCGAATCCCCTCAACAGCCCTCCGGGCGGCTCCACCGGGCCCGTGCCCTCTACCGGAACGTGTCGAAGCGCAGGACCGCCTGGCTGCTGCTCAAGGACACCGTCAACTCGTGCATCGAGTACCGCATCCTGGGGCTCGCCGCCGAGGCCGCGTTCTTCTCGCTGCTGTCCGTGCCGCCCCTGCTGCTCAGCCTCATCGGCCTGCTCGGCTACGTCGACGACTGGACCGGCACCGACAGCATCAGCAGCCTGGAGGCCAACCTCCTGGACGCCGCGCGCACGGTCCTGTCCGACAAGGGGGTACGGGAGATCGCGCAGCCGATCCTCGACGACGTGATGAAGGGCGGCCGTCCCGACGTCATCTCCGTCGGCTTCCTGTTCGCCCTGTGGTCCGGCTCCCGCGCGGTGAACGTCTTCATCGACACCATCACCGTCATGTACGGCCTCGACGGGGTCCGCGGCATCGTCAAGACCCGGCTCGTGGCGTTCGCGCTGTTCGTCGCGGCGCTGCTGATCGGCTCGGTGGCGCTGCCGCTGATGGTGGCGGGACCGGACGCGGTGGTGCGGATCGTGCCCTGGTCGACGACGGTGGTCCAGGTCCTGTACTGGCCCGTGGTGATCATCTTGTCCATCGCCTTCCTGACCACGCTGTACCACGTGTCGGTGCCGGTGCGCTCCCCGTGGATCGAGGACGTCCCCGGCGCCCTGGTGGCCCTCGCCATGTGGGTCCTGGGCAGTTTCCTGCTCCGCATCTACCTGCAGAGCACCGTCGAGGGCGCGACGATCTACGGCTCGCTCGCCGCGGCCGTGGCGGTGCTGCTGTGGATCGGGGTCTCGGCCTTCGCGGTCCTGGTGGGCGCGGCCGTCAACGCGGCGATCGACCGCGTCTGGCCGGCCGCGGCGACGGCGGCGGCGCGGGCGGCGAACGAGCGGGTGCGGGAGGCGCAGGTCGCGGAGTACGTGGCTCGGGCGGCGGCAGCGGTCCGGGACGCCGACGTCGATTCGGACGACCCCGACATGCCCTCGGAGTTCCCGGAGAGGTGGTCGCGCTTCCTGCCGCCGGAGGATGTGACGTCCCGTCTGCGCACGCATGCGAAGTCGACGCACCCCCCTCAGAAGCCGGAGCGCTCCTGA
- a CDS encoding TauD/TfdA family dioxygenase: MSSTSLLPYLDLAPGAPPILHAKSVDDPASWAAAHHDPLRALVLEHGCVLVRGLGLADPLTSEAVFRRLAGGLMADREPFAPRRRYADGVYSSTKWPPNQQMCLHHEVSYGLEFPGLLLFACLEAPGSGGATALADASAVLRDLPRDLVSRFEREGWLLTRAYHEEIGASVEEAFGTGDRDAVERYCRRHAIEFAWQDDGSLHTRQRRGAVLRHPASGLPCWFNQIAFLNEWTMEPEVHEYLVDMYGADGLPFNTRFGDGSPIDADVVRAVNEVYDAHTVREPWQDGDLLLVDNIRTAHGREPFEGPREVLAALGEPVLRADGEVSGV; the protein is encoded by the coding sequence ATGTCATCCACGAGTCTGCTTCCGTACCTGGACCTGGCCCCGGGCGCTCCGCCGATCCTGCACGCCAAGTCCGTGGACGATCCGGCGAGTTGGGCCGCCGCGCACCACGACCCGCTGCGCGCCCTCGTCCTCGAGCACGGCTGTGTCCTGGTCCGCGGCCTGGGCCTCGCCGACCCCCTGACCAGCGAGGCGGTCTTCCGGCGGCTGGCCGGCGGCCTGATGGCCGACCGCGAGCCCTTCGCGCCCCGCCGGCGCTACGCGGACGGCGTGTACTCCTCCACCAAGTGGCCGCCGAACCAGCAGATGTGCCTGCACCACGAGGTCAGCTACGGCCTGGAGTTCCCGGGTCTGCTGCTGTTCGCCTGTCTGGAGGCCCCCGGATCCGGGGGCGCGACCGCGCTCGCCGACGCGTCGGCGGTGCTGCGGGACCTGCCCCGCGACCTGGTCTCCCGCTTCGAGCGGGAGGGCTGGCTGCTGACCCGCGCCTACCACGAGGAGATCGGCGCGTCGGTCGAGGAGGCCTTCGGCACCGGTGACCGCGACGCCGTCGAGCGCTACTGCCGCCGGCACGCCATCGAGTTCGCCTGGCAGGACGACGGCTCCCTGCACACCCGGCAGCGGCGCGGCGCGGTGCTCCGGCACCCCGCCTCCGGTCTGCCCTGCTGGTTCAACCAGATCGCGTTCCTCAACGAGTGGACCATGGAGCCCGAAGTGCACGAATACCTGGTGGACATGTACGGCGCCGACGGACTTCCCTTCAACACCCGCTTCGGGGACGGGAGTCCGATCGACGCGGACGTCGTGCGGGCCGTCAACGAGGTCTACGACGCCCACACCGTGCGCGAGCCCTGGCAGGACGGCGATCTGCTGCTCGTGGACAACATCCGTACGGCACACGGCCGCGAGCCCTTCGAGGGGCCGCGCGAGGTGCTGGCCGCGCTCGGCGAGCCGGTGCTGCGCGCCGACGGCGAGGTGAGCGGCGTATGA